The Festucalex cinctus isolate MCC-2025b chromosome 10, RoL_Fcin_1.0, whole genome shotgun sequence region TATCTTTATTGTCAACTATAAATTGTCatcagttttgtgttttaattgcAGGGACAGATGGGAAAATCTGGAGAGCCAGGGCATGAAGGAGAACCTGGTATTAAGGTTCTTATGTGTCTAAACTTCTTATTCTGAACTCTTCTGACACATATACAGTAAAACATGATATTTTGTGAAATGCGGTActattataaaaaaacaacaacaacaaaaacacgcaTGCTAAACTGTGTACAGGTGTTTTTGTGAATCTGAATTGTTGGTCCTGCAATTGGCTAACAACTCTGTGCGAATAACTGCTTTATTACTTGTCCGGCTTTACGTGAAATTAATTTGTGGTACAAAAATGGTTAGGGACCACTGTACTATACTGAAAATTATCAATTACTGTATGCCATTGACTAATCAACTTTTACTCATGTTTCATGACATTAGTGTTGACTACAAAGAAATCGTTCAACTCCAACTGGACGCTGCAATGTAGTGTTCTATTACCTGGCTGTCCTTCGTAACCTCTTGAATGAAAATTGTTTCTGTACCAACAGCCACATGgtaaaaatgaaatacagtgTCGTTGACCTTCATCCTCTATGggctttattattatataatcgTAAAGTAATAGTATAGGCTATTATacacattttgcatttcataATTATCAGTGATTTATATATTAACAAAACCATTGTAATATGTTGTTTGTGTTTCATTGCTATTAATGCATATATTATCTTTTTGTACAGGGAAGGCCTGGAGCCCCAGCCACAAGTGGGCCAAAAGGCATCAAGGTAATGTTGACTATTGAAACAGTCTCTGATTAAGAAGTTAATTCGTCCTCTTAAGAAAATGATTGGTTTACTATTTTAGGGTTTACGAGGTTATTCAGGAGCTGGAGGACAAGATGGACCTGATGGTACCATGGTAAGACCATTTGCATGCAGATTGCTTTCCATTGGGATCGTTGTTATGATAATCAGATACAAAAAAAGATTATGTAATCGCAACAAtagaaatatgtatatatttccaTTAGGGACCTGTTGGTGCAAACGGAATAACTGGAGACACGGGACCTCCAGGTCCGAAAGTGAGTTTATTCTTTAACACAACTGTACTAAACTATGTAGTCAATGTTTACAACTATGATCCATGCTAACATTTGACAGGGATTTTTAGGGAAGACGGGAGCAAGTGGCCCACAGGGACCAGTAGGGCCAAATGTGAGTGTTTGATGTAGTGAAATACAATTTGCAAATTAGTCTCTACTATATAAGCATGTGATGCTTATTTCCAGGGAGAAGCTGGAAGTACAGGAATGAATGGAATACCTGGAAAAATGGGAATGAAGGTGAGGAACTACACCACTTGGGATGCTATCATACAAATTGGTTTGAAAGGGAGAAGATGTAACATTCTATCAAAATATGTTTCAAGGGGACAAAAGGAAAACAAGGAGCTAAGGGACGAGTAGGGATGGAAGGAGAAAAGGTAATTAAAGACAAGTTCACtgcatttaaatgttattttgttcGTATCATGATTGAGTTTacgcttttttcatttttatgtttttttttgtttttgtttttttttaattgggaagGGCAAGAGAGGTGAAAAGGGGCTGAGAGGGAAGCCAGGTCCCCCAGTAAGCATTTATATACCgtacttttattttcaaatgtagtaataATGTAATTTTTCAATAATATCCTTCAATATCCTTCAGGGCAAGACAGGCATGGTTGGACCACAAGGACACACAGGACCTCCAGTATGATCATTACAATGATTCATTCATCTTTTATACTATTTCATGCGTTTTATTATCGACATTGACGGGGCTTACAAAATACATTTGAGGCACTGAGCTCTAGAGTGGATTAATtccgtttttgtcattttgcaggAGACTCATTTAAAGATTTATGGCTGCCCGAAATGACTAAACATTTAGTCAATCAGTCAAATCTGTCAATAATTCATTAAAGATTGCTCATGTTAACATGCACTGGCATctgtaaagggaaaaaaaagtgcaggttttttttctttctattaaTTTCTACACTTAACTTAAAAATTGTGTTAGCCCAATCCAGGTCTcgtggttattttattttttattttttacgttcTTCCTTTCTGACCATTTTTATCAATGTTGTAAAGTTAATTTGTTTATAACATATTAATTCCATATATATTGACATCTTGTGTTCCATTTCACCCACATCATCTTCATTTTTCAGCATTTTAAAGCCTGATTTCATATACTTAgcaattaatttattcattcaaattgatCAAACTTCAATGAAATACAGtagttcaatcaatcaatacaatCGCATGCTCTGtagcataataataaatgtCTAGGATTTTCCTCTCCTTGTAGGGTACACACGGTAACATAGGACCGTGGGGTGAGGTTGGACAACGCGGCCATCCAGGTGACCAGGGGTCGAGCGGAGCAGTTGGCCCCATTGGAATTATAGGTTATCCTGTATGTCTGTTATTTACACAtttcaataacattttttttttaattaaagccaATGGTTCCCCACCCTGTAGTATAAtttgtgtactgtatattgAATAGTGGCCTCGCaattaaaatcagtcaaattcaTTAGTTGATTGACAAGAACTAAGCCGAAAGCCAAACAAGAACAACAGTAAAAATGTCGGAACGAGGAAGCATATAATGTTCTATTCTTTCATGTTAAGGGTAAAGATGGACCCCAAGGATCAACTGGGCCACCTGGAGTCAAAGGTGACAAGGTGAGCTATTTCTGAATGAGAGAGTGCTATACTATTTATGGGGCATTAACTTTGCTATGATTGTATTTCTTTAGGGAACTAAAGGGGTTGTCGGAGAGGAGGGACCTGCAGGTCTCGATGGTGAGGAGGTAGATAGATTaagactgtgttgttttcaatagTGACAATAATTACCTCCTCAACACACTCTCCCActttcacactcacatttatGGTGTCCTACTCAATATGGATTAGCTGACAATAAAGGTTGGCGTGTCCTGTACCTTTTGTTAAACAAACTTGTTGTAAATCTGAACCTTCATCTTAGGGTCCACTTGGACACAGAGGGGCTGAGGGATCACCTGGACAAAATGGCACATCAGTGAGTGCATGTCAATAGACATGTGTCGATAAATCTTACGCTAGTATGTTGATGACATTTATTTTAGGGTGATAAAGGAAGCAAAGGCCCCCCTGGTCAGCGAGGTCAGAAGGGAGCTGCAGGTGAACAAGGTGTCCGAGGTCCCCAAGGAGTCAAGGGTCGTCCAGGGAAACaggttattatttattatcaggGATGAACGAGTACAGCACTATCTGTATCTGTATCTGTTCGAACATCTAAGTTATCTGTGCCTGGATATGTATTCGGAGTGGGCGTGGCATAAACCGGAAATGGGTGTGGTTTAACCATAGGTGGGCGTGGCTTAACAAAAGGGTGTGGCTTACATCAAtacattactgtatttttttttttaggatgaaattgaaagaaaaaatcatttgaaattgaTATAAGACTGATCAAaagtttctatatttttttgtatatttgaaAATTATTGGCCGTGCGATTGGGTGGCAAcctgttcagggtgtaccaccgcctactgcccgaatccagctgggataggctccagcaactcccgcgacccttgtgaggagcatgcAGTTAAGAAAATACCTGGATGGATGACAATTATTGACAAAACAGCCTAATAAAGATTCAAATCAATGCTTTTGATCACAAAAgaactatttttcaaaaaaggtTTTATCAACTCAGAAAATGTATGTGGATGTTTTTGTGGACTGCAGTGGGGGGTATCTAATATAAACATCAAACTATATTTGGGCGACACGAAAAGCGACACAGACTACTGTGCCAAAGCGCAGTGCCCCACCTGCCACTCATTCTCTCTGCTTTATGTCTCCCATCTCATAGGGTCATACAGGAGCACAAGGGGACAGAGGCAAACAGGGATCGCCTGGACTCAAGGTTAGTACAGTCTATTGGATGTTTGGTTAAGAGTATGATGGTTGTAATGTGAGTGCATTTCCAGGGTCCGCCAGGCCAAAGGGGTCTCCAAGGTATGCTTGGACAGTTTGGACGAGGCGGAGACACTGGAAAACCCGGAAGCAACGGGAAGAAGGGTCTTCAGGGACACACAGTTAGTATTGTGTAATTATTGGCATGAGTTTTCCCGGTACTGTTttcaaatattgtgttcttattTGCTTAAgtgaaaacagaaagaaaaatcggcaaaaatctgtattctttttatttttacattgcaCATGATGAATCTCTTTTGTTGAGAATTATATTCACAATTTATATGTTAAATTTCAAAGCCTCGTGCAAAGCTACATCAAAAATTCACTTAAGAAATGACATGACCTGGATGACGTTTTCAACATCAACTTCACATTCTCATTTCAGGGCTCTCCCGGTCGCATTGGACCTCCGGGTCTTATCGGCCCATCAACACCAGTAAGAAATAGTTTTTGGATCACATCAGTTGAATTTGACGTGCTCTCTGATCTTTGTTGAACTATTGTAAACTGTCCCTCACACTCTGTTGTTTTCGTTTGTCCAGGCAAATGCACACTGGAAGAAGTTcagttttctttattattatcaaaTATGTCATCATACAATAACCATTATCCATTCATAAAGTTAGCAATGTTTTTATTCCTGAGAGAAAGTTAAGGTCACGTATTTCCTGAGATACTTTAGTGCTTGGGGATGTTATATTTGCTCAACTGTAGTGGGTAGCAGGCAAGTTATTGGAAATGTCttaatttttgaaaatacatttttacatcagtaaaaaataatttctaattAAAATATGCATTATAATAATGTGtactattaatattattatagaTAAATAGATGAGTATACAGCTGTAAAGGTTATATAGAATTATGGCCATAATGGTCACCAGACCTCACCCGAATAGATTTCTAGTTTTAGGGTATTGTCATAGTTGAAGATGTCTAAATTCATAAGCGAAATTTGATCTCCACTGCTAACACAAACAGCAGCACAGAGGCACACCATGTTGTAAACGTGTTCCCTGTGCTGCATTAAAAGATAAATTTAACATTGTATGCAGATGGCATCTTTGATAACGATTAGCGTTCCAATAGACTGTTGTTTCCCTTCTCCTTGTTGCTGATTATGTGATTATTAATGTGTTttacctttattttatttttgtattgtttgttaGGGTATTTCAGGCAACAGGGGACCCGATGGAAAACCTGGTAATACCGGACCAAAGGTGAAATACACAATTTGTTGCAAAATACTGTGTGTGATCAACTCGTGTATGattctgtttgttttgaatgtttgcATGCTAATCAGGGTATCAGTGGAAAGGAGGGCGAGCTTGGTCCTCCAGGCGTTAAAGGAGACATGGTGAGGTTTCATTTTGTGACGCACATCACTCTCATACTGTATTAATTGATTATCTACTTACTATGACCACAGTGAcgcacttgtgtgtgtgttttttgtgaaTAACCTTGTGAATTATGTAGGGAATAATGGGTGAAAAGGGCGCAAAAGGAGAGCTTGGAACTCACGGCACAATGGTGATATTTGTTGTATTATAAGCTTCCTTTATACATATACAACGAGGATAactgttatgttttatttttttcagggtAAAGTGGGAAGGACAGGCTTTAAGGGCCCTTCTGGTTCTAAAGGGCGTCCTGGACCAGATGGTCCTCCTGGTCTTACTGGACATAAAGGAGTTCATGGGGCAACTGTAAGAAAATGACAGTTGTTATTTTCTATAATATTACAGTACATTGAACTTAATAGTTTAAATGTGATGAGCCGTaatggaaatgtatttttttattttttattttttttttaaataaagggaTTGCCAGGTCAACCTGGTAATAAAGGGAACAAAGGAGCACCGGGAAAAACTGTGAGTCGGACAACATACTAATCAAGAgacttaataaaataaaatgatgagaaattgtgaaaaaaaatcgtGTTTGGAATTTGCTCCatagaaatgtattttattatacaATAAATAACATCTCTTGTTGTCTTTACTAGGGAACTGAAGGCCCACCAGGCAAACGAGGACCTGTCGGAGGACGTGGAATACCTGCAAGTATCCCCATTGATCCATAACAGtaaatacaatatatacaaACATTATGCACAAATACAAGCAAATAAACAGATCTGCACTGCTGGTGACTGTCTTATCTTCAGGGTTTGGATGGTTTGGACGGATTACATGGGGTTCAGGGTAACGAAGGATATCCGGTAAGAAAACATGTTATTCtgtaaaatgaaatattcaatCATTTTCCTAAAACGGAATCTATCTCCAAAGGGAAATACTGGCCACACAGGAGCACCTGGATCACCGGGCAGGCCTGGTAAACAGGTAAAATGGAGTAAACACGAGATAACATTACATAAAGTATGtatgactttttgttttgtacggCTAACAGTTTTTATGAATGCATTTTTAATATCTTAGGGAGCACCTGGATCACCTGGTCTTAGAGGAAACACTGGGAAACAAGGCATTAAGGTATTAAGTCTACAAGGGAGATTCTAAATGGGACATAACAGAAGTGAGTCTCATTACCTGTTAAAAATCAACACTTCTTGCATCTGTGATAGATTGCAGCTCATCTCTGGCCCTGATGATGACAGGTGCAAAacgaaatgaatggatggataccaCCATCATGTATTGTATTTTGTGTCTAATTCACTCTTTTAGGGTGAAACTGGACCAGTAGGAGAGACAGGACCTCCTGCACCAATGGGGCCAAAGGTAcagaagttattttaaactcCAATGTTGACGTCAATATTACCATAACATAGTATGTGATCTGTACAAAACCTTTTTGATCCAGGGTATTCCAGGATTGCCAGGAGAGAAGGGTGACACAGGAATAAGAGGTCCCAAGGTAGATGAATGgatctttattgtcattgcacgtGCACAAGTGCAGACCAGTGAAATTGACTTAAAATGTGCAACATgttcaagaaacatgaaaaacaaagtgAGATAGGACAGAAACACCTGTCAGTACTCGCTTTGCAGCACCCCAAGATCttaaataagaaagaaagacgcGAGGTTGGGTGAAGACGACATTATAGTTAAGCTATAGTGTGTGCATGTTgtgaaaaagagcaattttcaGCCACTTTCATCCATTTTATGCTCATTAACAGGGTCTCCAGGGTGAAAGTGGGTTAGAGGGTCCAATTGGTCCAGCAGGGATAAAGGTGGTCCAAGTAATATTAAACATCTACTTTTAGATTGAATGGTGTATTGATGTTGACCTGATTTGTCATCATTTTAGGGGAATTTTGGATTGCAAGGTGCCAAAGGTGTAAAAGGGCATAAAGGAAAGCAGGTACGTTTTTATTCAGCTTCACGTTGGTTTTCTATGACTCACGGTTTAATTATCACAGGGGGATACTGGACCTCGTGGTCCACCTGGACAAAAAGGACCCCCTGGACACTCTGTAAGTTTTGTTCCAAAGGACTTCTCAGCTCCACTTTACAACAAGGATGTCCTTAATTAGGGCACCCTTATTCTAAAATGATAACTTTTTCTCTTGGTAATTGCCACTtgacatatttgtatttaatcctGTTCCGTCTTTTTACAGGGCCACCTTGGAATGAAGGTGAGGGATTGTTAAGTTAATTGGCCTGTTTCGGTCAACTTGTAATAAGTTTAGTATAGTTTTTAGTTGAAGGTCATCGACAaaactatatttttattatatgattTGGGTTGTGTCAATCGAGCTAATAATGTAAAGTGGGCAGACTGTACAATTGCCCCTCATTTAAACTGAGagtcaaccccaaaatattATTTACTATAATGTGTTTTATCCAGcccaactagtctaaacataggattctgattaatactacatttgtggaataggaattaagcagcaaaaggggcagccattttgtcacttgctgttaactgaaaatgacatcacagctgctcagggctaagttaatgaccaatcacggctcagcttgtgaatggcCAAactcagaaagcaggtgagctgtggGTTGGTTGTTAACTTAGCcctgagcatctgtgatgtcattttcagtagacagcaagtggaaaaatggccaccccctgagatggataaaaactgatgCATTTTGCTGCTAGATTCATATTCCACAGATGCAATATTCAACATATTATTATTCCAAAGAAAAATTTGGACTTTACTTTTATTTGATTGTTTGCACCTGCATATTGATTGATTGTCTTTTGACCCTTTCCAGGGAATGAAAGGTATCCAAGGCACCAGCGGAAGTAAGGGAGTAAAGGGCAAGCAAGGACCCCCAGTAAGACTTTAAGAtaacacaaattaaaaatgagTTGCTGTGAACGGTCCTTTACAATTTTAGGGCTTTTACTACTCATTTCCTCCTCAGGGAAAAGCAGGTTTACAAGGCAAAAGCAGACCTAATTCAAAATCTGAGGGTAGACCAGCTGAAAGAGTCGAAGCCAtaacaaaatccagtaaagagTTTAAGTCTAAAGGGATACAGGAGTCAACACTCCTGAATATACAGGAAGGACAACAAAAAGTAGGTATAAGTTTTCCTGCCCCTCGTTGCTACACTACTGAGAGGAATGTTCATCATCATCtaacttgacaaaaaaatgaattccTATGTAGGAGCCAAGCCCAGTGAAGCCTGACGCAAAACTGCACCTCGAAGATGAGACAGATGATGAATCTTTCAGCTGGCCCCAAGGCACAAAAGACGACCCTGGCACCTCTTGTTACGAGCTGGGTCTCATACATCCACATTTCAATGATAGTGAGGGCTCAAGCAAGCTTGTAATCATATTTCATGTCTGCTGCCGATAAGCGATGGGCAAACTTTCAAGTCCAATATTTTTCAGGTTACTATTACATGGACCCCAACCAAGGTTGTCCCTATGACGCTTTGCGAGTGTTTTGTAACTTCACAGCAGGGGGAAGCACCTGCGTCGACCCACTGCAGTTGCGGGTAAGATTTTCTTGATGTCACCAACTTCTGGAAATGGTGATAAACTCTCAGGATGTAAGATAAATGTACATTATTCTTCTGGTCTCGGAATTACTTCATAATATTTTGCTGTGTAGATGACTTTCAGGTGGAATTCGGGAAAGCGTCAATCAAAAACATCATCAGTCCAGTGGTTTAGTCAGCAAAATGGTGGCGACAAGGTAATGCTGACCATTGTGGACTCAAAACGGAACTTGAACATCATTCCCAGAGTAAATATGTGTTAAATGCTCCATAGTTTGTTTACCGTGGCGTGGATGTCGTTCAGCTGAGGTTCCTACGATTACACAGCCATACATCTTTCCAGCGTATGACACTCAAATGGACATCAAACAACTTCACGATGAATGGCACAGACGACTTTGTCCACTTACTTGGAGACTCCagcaaaaatatacattcaaaCTACACCACAGTGTCCAGACATGGGCGTGAGGTATCGAGTACATTTCGGCAGCTCtcactactaaaaaaaatatccatgtTTCATGCGCTCTGATGTTGGCTTGCAGGTGGACCTGGTTGTGAAGGTTTGGGGCAGTACGGAACTACATCGAGGTGATATGGAGTTACTTCCGATCAGAGATCTGGGGATCGAGATGGCGTCACATTGGCCGTACATCCCTGAGATCAGTGCTGACTTGGGGCCCCTCTGCTTCTTGTGATGAATGActttgtatatgtgtatgtatgatgTCACCTGTAAATAACTATAATAGAGATGTATGGATTCTCGACAATGTACATTTGTGCTGCTTTCTTATtctgtttgtatttattgaatTAACGTTGATAGAAGTGGATATGTTAGAGCTCGTGCAAAATGCTCGCATAGCGTTGGATGGtcagtatgtattttttatatggAATATCAGATGGTTAAAGATTACTTGATAATAAAATCATCTCACAAAGATTtatatgatttattttgatgCATTAATACTAATATCATTCACAGAACATGTTTGGAAGGATGATGAGTTTTTAGCTACATGAGCTCCCAAGCTCCCTCCAAGTGGAGGGATATGCTTATTGTATAATTTGATATATGACATCATACTTGGTCATCACTGACCAGAAAATGCTGCAGGGGAACGTTTGACACAAAAAACCTAACAAAGATGCTCAGTTTCGTAAATGTGCTCTTGTGTCTTTGTCACTAATCAAGTCGGACATGCTCCACTCATAAGACCAACTTTTTTTGAAACTTTAATGCTTCCTTTCTTACATCATTTCAACTTGTCTGAAAGCTCATGACGGGAACTGAAATATACACTTGTAGCTATCCctgaaacaaacataaaatgctATAGCAGACACAGgatttgggaaaaaataaaaatgaaaaatcttcACGTGCAATGACTTTCTTGCTAACATCATCTGcaattgttttgagtttttaaaaaagatcatCATCCACAGCACACCAACCCGATTGTGTATTtacagcagtgtttctcaattattattttttgttaggcCTAATTTTTAAACTACAATTAGGGTTCCAAAGTATTAAAGTTATGGGTAGAATTTTGAAAGTGGAGTCACAATTTATGTCAGTGGCAGGTAAAGGTTTTGAATAATGGATGGCATGTAATTATCAGAATGTGAGACTTAATGTTTGAAGTTGTAGTTTGTGCTACAAATTAGGGTTTTTAATAAAGGTTATGGTTTAAAACTACTGTCACATTTCATGTGGTATCTTATACATTGTatggagtaaaagtaaaaactcGACAACAATATTTAGGTAAAAATACTGAAATCTGAAAATTTTACTTTAGTACATTCACGAAATATTTAGTAGcctacatatttattttaagtgcTACGGAGTCAGGCAGGGGACATCAGAAAATATTTATTGCGTTAAATCGCAAACTATTGCAATAAAACGCAATAGTTCTGCTATATAGTATAACGCAATACTTTGCGTTATATTGcaatcttaatttttttttgtgataacaCATTCTGGACGTTGCaacacgcctttttttttttttaaggtttcgCCCCAGATGAAAGCCACGCGGTTCCTGATGACGTAGCAGGAGGAGAGACGTTCAGCAAATGGGCGTCGAGCTGACCGGTCATCCTCTCCTCTCAGTTGTCGCAATGGAGAAGGTGCACGGCGTCGCTCAGTGCCCACTTCCACTTTTCCGTCATTCATAAAGACTTGTACTGCAGACTGGACGTTCCGTGGAGTCGTACGAGTGGAGTGTTATTATCCCGAGAGGTTCTCACGTGAgtgttttatctgtttttatgtcaAATGTTAAGTTTGAACCTATTGTTGGGCTACGATAGTTTGGCTAAGTTAACTAGCTCCCACTTGCGGTAGGTACCACGACGTAGAGCTTACAGAGCCGTAAAGGCGGCGAATTGTGTTTTAATATCTATGAGACAGATGGTAGCTCACTGGCTTTACATGTGCTAACTGTGAACCGCTAGCTGTCGGTCCAGAGGCATGTGAAACTGATTCACTTGTTTTACTGGGCTCGTTTTGTGTGTCACTTAAAATCCTTCGAATTCCTGTCCATAATAATGAGAATGTGAGATGTAAGTCAAAACCCAACTTCGTATATATTGTTGTTTTGCTTTCTAGGATGGAGAATGAGAACGGGGATGCCAACAGTGTCCGGTTCCGCCACCGAAACTTTGCCAAAATGCCCACCTTCTCTGACCCGGATAGCCCAGTAAATGGCGAGTGTAGTCGAGGAGAAGACAATCAGTCCACTGGAGATAGCCACATCAGCAGCATAAGTAGGAAACACAGTGGAGGTAATCATTATTTGATCTCCTCACCAATTTCTGTGTTggttgacttagaaaaaatagaaATTGACCATGTTTGTGTGGTCTGTGATATACTAGCTTGTTTAATTCCACCTTTTCCCATTCTCTAATAATTATCAGTTGAAtatagttaaaaagaaaaaaaatctgccactTTTTGTATAAACAATcataatccagcaaaacagtgactttgatgctattttttttttcattactcaactcaagtcaagtttatttatatagcgcttccaaacagcctgagctgtcacaaagcgctttacagaaacacataaaaccataacataaaacattaacaccaatacaatacaatcacaacaaatcaacattcttccattcctacatacgctttgatgtttgaagcagttatagatgaaagaggacagaatcagtctcctttcagcagctGATCAGAGACATGATCTtaacgtgcatgacgtcacacacgtttgctacaagctaagtttgcttataagctagctcataaacaagcagctgctgtGTTCGTGATGAGCatcatacacacaaaaacaatggtccaattttccagtcTCATCCaactgcctctcctccaagcgccGAACCTGTATCCCCGCGCACACCACCGCAATTAGCGGCGAAGTTTGCGTCCTCAGCTCCACCGCCATCCATCTTAGCTCACCAACGTAGATTGTCCAGCAGCGCCGACTTTTCCACCAAGGAAAaggggctgtgaaaaatgctgcctgtttCC contains the following coding sequences:
- the LOC144027447 gene encoding uncharacterized protein LOC144027447 isoform X4, with amino-acid sequence MTGLLVRMPNQDLQACLENRDPKASLEIKAAKGSWGYEGEPGPQGKRGGKGYKGNKGVRGIVGLPGYLGAAGARGPPGFPGTSGPRGPAGVIGFGGPPGPHGKMGPRGGKGVPGIKGPPGQQGEIGPRGAIGPQGEPGPNGTVGFQGVRGPQGSPGPVGPPGPKGDPGGPGDEGDIGEPGPEGLYGANGNPGLPGPSGDPGAKAMRSQRGDPGFKGDMGPPGPPGKPGYKGRRGPMGLEGLGGPTGPVGLAGTSGMEGIMGEHGKQGKDGPKGDRGATGIQGTPGLRGDKGREGHSGFSGMPGPFGQMGKSGEPGHEGEPGIKGRPGAPATSGPKGIKGLRGYSGAGGQDGPDGTMGPVGANGITGDTGPPGPKGFLGKTGASGPQGPVGPNGEAGSTGMNGIPGKMGMKGTKGKQGAKGRVGMEGEKGKRGEKGLRGKPGPPGKTGMVGPQGHTGPPGTHGNIGPWGEVGQRGHPGDQGSSGAVGPIGIIGYPGKDGPQGSTGPPGVKGDKGTKGVVGEEGPAGLDGEEGPLGHRGAEGSPGQNGTSGDKGSKGPPGQRGQKGAAGEQGVRGPQGVKGRPGKQGHTGAQGDRGKQGSPGLKGPPGQRGLQGMLGQFGRGGDTGKPGSNGKKGLQGHTGSPGRIGPPGLIGPSTPGISGNRGPDGKPGNTGPKGISGKEGELGPPGVKGDMGIMGEKGAKGELGTHGTMGKVGRTGFKGPSGSKGRPGPDGPPGLTGHKGVHGATGLPGQPGNKGNKGAPGKTGTEGPPGKRGPVGGRGIPGLDGLDGLHGVQGNEGYPGNTGHTGAPGSPGRPGKQGAPGSPGLRGNTGKQGIKGETGPVGETGPPAPMGPKGIPGLPGEKGDTGIRGPKGLQGESGLEGPIGPAGIKGNFGLQGAKGVKGHKGKQGDTGPRGPPGQKGPPGHSGHLGMKGMKGIQGTSGSKGVKGKQGPPGKAGLQGKSRPNSKSEGRPAERVEAITKSSKEFKSKGIQESTLLNIQEGQQKEPSPVKPDAKLHLEDETDDESFSWPQGTKDDPGTSCYELGLIHPHFNDSYYYMDPNQGCPYDALRVFCNFTAGGSTCVDPLQLRMTFRWNSGKRQSKTSSVQWFSQQNGGDKFVYRGVDVVQLRFLRLHSHTSFQRMTLKWTSNNFTMNGTDDFVHLLGDSSKNIHSNYTTVSRHGREVDLVVKVWGSTELHRGDMELLPIRDLGIEMASHWPYIPEISADLGPLCFL
- the LOC144027447 gene encoding uncharacterized protein LOC144027447 isoform X2; this translates as MFEERTFLFPKGLLGECLEILGSKAGKEFKGKSVPPGHKVYQGHRADQAMTGLLVRMPNQDLQACLENRDPKASLEIKAAKGSWGYEGEPGPQGKRGGKGYKGNKGVRGIVGLPGYLGAAGARGPPGFPGTSGPRGPAGVIGFGGPPGPHGKMGPRGGKGVPGIKGPPGQQGEIGPRGAIGPQGEPGPNGTVGFQGVRGPQGSPGPVGPPGPKGDPGGPGDEGDIGEPGPEGLYGANGNPGLPGPSGDPGAKAMRSQRGDPGFKGDMGPPGPPGKPGYKGRRGPMGLEGLGGPTGPVGLAGTSGMEGIMGEHGKQGKDGPKGDRGATGIQGTPGLRGDKGREGHSGFSGMPGPFGQMGKSGEPGHEGEPGIKGRPGAPATSGPKGIKGLRGYSGAGGQDGPDGTMGPVGANGITGDTGPPGPKGFLGKTGASGPQGPVGPNGEAGSTGMNGIPGKMGMKGTKGKQGAKGRVGMEGEKGKRGEKGLRGKPGPPGKTGMVGPQGHTGPPGTHGNIGPWGEVGQRGHPGDQGSSGAVGPIGIIGYPGKDGPQGSTGPPGVKGDKGTKGVVGEEGPAGLDGEEGPLGHRGAEGSPGQNGTSGDKGSKGPPGQRGQKGAAGEQGVRGPQGVKGRPGKQGHTGAQGDRGKQGSPGLKGPPGQRGLQGMLGQFGRGGDTGKPGSNGKKGLQGHTGSPGRIGPPGLIGPSTPGISGNRGPDGKPGNTGPKGISGKEGELGPPGVKGDMGIMGEKGAKGELGTHGTMGKVGRTGFKGPSGSKGRPGPDGPPGLTGHKGVHGATGLPGQPGNKGNKGAPGKTGTEGPPGKRGPVGGRGIPGLDGLDGLHGVQGNEGYPGNTGHTGAPGSPGRPGKQGAPGSPGLRGNTGKQGIKGETGPVGETGPPAPMGPKGIPGLPGEKGDTGIRGPKGLQGESGLEGPIGPAGIKGNFGLQGAKGVKGHKGKQGDTGPRGPPGQKGPPGHSGHLGMKGMKGIQGTSGSKGVKGKQGPPGKAGLQGKSRPNSKSEGRPAERVEAITKSSKEFKSKGIQESTLLNIQEGQQKEPSPVKPDAKLHLEDETDDESFSWPQGTKDDPGTSCYELGLIHPHFNDSYYYMDPNQGCPYDALRVFCNFTAGGSTCVDPLQLRMTFRWNSGKRQSKTSSVQWFSQQNGGDKFVYRGVDVVQLRFLRLHSHTSFQRMTLKWTSNNFTMNGTDDFVHLLGDSSKNIHSNYTTVSRHGREVDLVVKVWGSTELHRGDMELLPIRDLGIEMASHWPYIPEISADLGPLCFL